Proteins from a single region of Oncorhynchus gorbuscha isolate QuinsamMale2020 ecotype Even-year unplaced genomic scaffold, OgorEven_v1.0 Un_scaffold_3:::fragment_2:::debris, whole genome shotgun sequence:
- the LOC124017657 gene encoding metalloprotease TIKI2-like, whose product MLLPDSLSQLEEFGRHKRPRKAHRNHGRPRLFSDLWVRIGDGTTTPQPNVRITNGYVTVEPLLTHQEQRRRTGLYPPVEPPSQSSPSALPTPSSAQYTIGTTHALTCLLTLLTSHLLFTS is encoded by the exons ATGCTGCTGCCAGACAGCCTGAGCCAGCTAGAGGAGTTTGGGAGACATAAGCGCCCCCGGAAGGCCCACCGCAACCATGGCCGCCCACGCCTCTTCAGTGACCTGTGGGTTCGCATCGGTGACgg CACCACAACTCCTCAGCCTAATGTGAGGATAACCAATGGCTATGTGACAGTGGAGCCTCTACTCACCCaccaggagcagaggaggaggacaggcctCTACCCTCCAGTGGAACCTCCCAGCCAGTCCTCACCCTCAGCGCTGCCCACCCCCAGCTCAGCCCAGTACACCATCGGCACCACCCACGCCCTCACCTGCCTACTAACGTTACTCACCTCGCACCTGCTTTTCACCTCCTGA